The following are from one region of the Streptomyces decoyicus genome:
- a CDS encoding cytochrome P450 family protein, which produces MSALSSSPFAAHVGKHPGEPNVMEPELLTDPFAGYGALREQAPVVRGRFVDDSPVWFVTRFEEVRQVLRDQRFVNNPASPPLALSAEENPLTRLMDMLGLPEHLRVYMLGSILNYDAPDHTRLRRLVSRAFTARKITDLRPRVEQIADELLARLPEYAEDGVVDLIQHFAYPLPITVICELVGIPEADRPQWRKWGADLISMDPDRLGATFPAMIEHIHQMVRERRDALTDDLLSELIRTHDDDGGRLSDVEMVTMILTLVLAGHETTAHLISNGTAALLTHPDQLRLLKDDPALLPRAVHELMRWCGPVQMTQLRYAAADVDLAGTRIHKGDAVQLLLVGANFDPRHYTDPDRLDLTRHPAGHAENHVGFGHGAHYCLGATLAKQEGEVAFGKLLAHYPQMSLGIEPERLERLPLPGNWRLTSLPLRLG; this is translated from the coding sequence ATGTCGGCATTGTCCAGCTCCCCGTTCGCTGCGCACGTCGGGAAACACCCGGGCGAGCCGAATGTGATGGAACCGGAGCTGCTCACCGATCCGTTCGCGGGCTATGGCGCGCTGCGTGAGCAGGCCCCGGTCGTACGGGGCCGGTTCGTGGACGACTCACCGGTCTGGTTCGTGACGCGCTTCGAGGAGGTCCGCCAAGTCCTGCGCGACCAGCGGTTCGTGAACAATCCGGCCTCGCCGCCCCTGGCCCTATCGGCCGAGGAGAACCCGCTGACCAGGCTGATGGACATGCTGGGCCTCCCCGAGCACCTCCGCGTCTACATGCTCGGGTCGATTCTCAATTACGACGCCCCTGACCACACCCGGCTGCGCCGTCTGGTGTCGCGCGCGTTCACGGCCCGGAAGATCACCGATCTGCGGCCGCGGGTCGAGCAGATCGCCGACGAGCTGCTGGCCCGGCTCCCCGAATACGCCGAGGACGGCGTGGTCGATCTCATCCAGCATTTCGCCTACCCCCTGCCGATCACCGTCATCTGCGAACTGGTCGGCATACCCGAAGCCGACCGTCCGCAGTGGCGGAAGTGGGGCGCCGACCTCATCTCGATGGACCCGGACCGGCTCGGCGCAACGTTCCCGGCGATGATCGAGCACATCCATCAGATGGTCCGGGAGCGGCGCGACGCGCTCACCGATGATCTGCTCAGCGAGCTGATCCGTACCCATGACGACGATGGCGGCCGGCTCAGCGACGTCGAGATGGTCACCATGATCCTCACGCTCGTCCTCGCCGGTCACGAGACCACCGCCCACCTCATCAGCAACGGCACGGCGGCGCTGCTCACCCATCCCGACCAGCTGCGCCTGCTCAAGGACGACCCGGCCCTGCTTCCCCGGGCCGTCCATGAGCTGATGCGCTGGTGCGGGCCGGTGCAGATGACCCAGCTGCGCTACGCGGCCGCCGACGTGGACCTCGCCGGTACGCGGATCCACAAGGGCGACGCCGTACAGCTCCTCCTTGTTGGGGCGAACTTCGACCCGCGCCACTACACCGACCCCGACCGCCTCGATCTCACGCGTCACCCCGCCGGCCACGCCGAGAACCATGTGGGTTTCGGCCACGGTGCGCATTACTGCCTGGGCGCCACGCTCGCCAAGCAGGAGGGCGAAGTGGCGTTCGGCAAACTGCTCGCGCACTACCCGCAGATGTCCCTGGGCATCGAACCGGAACGTCTGGAGCGGTTGCCGCTGCCCGGCAACTGGCGGCTGACTTCCCTGCCGTTGCGGCTGGGGTGA
- a CDS encoding TetR/AcrR family transcriptional regulator, with the protein MERSQRADHILDVAGELLVAWGYGRVTIDEIARRAKVGKGTVYLHWKTKDALLLAVMLKAQSRIHQRQLERMRADPLEILPSRMLRRHFLDFQGEPVLRALYTDDADILGRLNDTAKKEFAELMSQGDRHLRRHLEVLREHGLVRADTDVHHQQYALLATSNGFFTAEALLSDRAPDTLEVRADILARTIRSALEVSAEAGPGSGDPDSGPGSSPGSGPGSGSDFGPDAASARMPVAAAAAAPEIIACYEHFNELCAQEMRRQIRD; encoded by the coding sequence GTGGAACGCTCGCAGCGCGCAGACCACATCCTGGACGTGGCAGGGGAGTTGCTGGTCGCCTGGGGCTACGGGCGGGTGACGATCGACGAGATCGCCCGCCGTGCCAAGGTCGGCAAGGGCACGGTGTATCTGCACTGGAAGACCAAGGACGCCCTGCTCCTTGCCGTGATGCTGAAGGCGCAATCCCGTATTCATCAGCGGCAGTTGGAGCGTATGCGGGCGGATCCGCTGGAGATTCTGCCGAGCCGGATGCTGCGGCGGCACTTCCTCGACTTCCAGGGCGAACCGGTATTGCGCGCGCTCTACACCGACGACGCCGACATCCTCGGCCGGCTCAACGACACCGCCAAGAAAGAGTTCGCGGAGCTGATGAGCCAGGGCGACCGGCATCTGCGTCGCCATCTCGAAGTGCTCCGTGAACACGGTCTGGTGCGCGCCGACACCGACGTACACCATCAGCAATACGCCTTGTTGGCAACGTCCAACGGGTTCTTCACGGCCGAGGCGCTGCTGTCCGACCGCGCCCCGGACACCCTGGAGGTACGCGCCGACATTCTCGCCCGAACGATCCGAAGCGCGCTGGAGGTGTCAGCCGAGGCGGGGCCGGGATCCGGTGACCCGGATTCCGGTCCGGGCTCTAGTCCGGGCTCCGGTCCGGGCTCCGGCTCCGACTTTGGCCCGGATGCTGCTTCCGCCCGTATGCCCGTCGCCGCGGCTGCAGCCGCTCCCGAAATCATCGCCTGCTATGAGCATTTCAACGAGCTCTGCGCTCAGGAGATGCGCCGACAGATACGTGACTGA
- a CDS encoding bifunctional polysaccharide deacetylase/glycosyltransferase family 2 protein: MRRRSNRGRHAQSRDPRGHWLLLILVLPLAFGALLFEGWTTHEVDAAKTRRDCTTPVPTAVDKGGPVVRLNGDKVQSASLPARTVALTYDGGPDPVWTPRLLDLLRKHHAHATFFLRGAEAAKHPDLVRRIKAEGHEIGSNTYTGAVMGSASPFRAGLELSLTQKALAGTAGIHTKLLRLPQTTAVDTMCGAEWKAAQRAGAEGYTLVAADRWFRKPSQGVIRQFSQNDVAYSDSERLLNNRKVKKFTTVTAGTGLASADTPAPVHERWLGQALVWIKALGHGFVNGMTWVLGIAGGLGVLRLASLVFFARAHVRRLERFRPGSPWLREITEPVTVLVPAYNEQAGIESTVLSLLASTHPHLQIIVIDDGSTDDTADIAGRIGDPRVEVIRQTNAGKAAALNTGLAHTRYDIVVMVDADTVFEPDAIHRLVQPLAHPAVGAVSGNTKVGNRRRLLGRWQHLEYVFGFNLDRRMFEVLECMPTVPGAIGAFRRDALMGVGGVSEDTLAEDTDLTMALWQAGWRVVYEESAIAWTEVPTSLSQLWRQRYRWCYGTLQAMWKHRRAVIEMGPSGRFGRRGLSYLALFQVALPLFAPIVDVFALYGALFRGPEISAVVWFGFLALQLACAGYALRLDGERLRELWAMPFQLFIYRQLMYLVVIQSVVAFLLGTRLKWQRMHRSGTAAQQIGQPVAYESLSSR; encoded by the coding sequence GTGAGGCGCCGCTCCAACCGTGGCCGCCATGCGCAGTCCCGTGACCCGCGTGGTCATTGGCTGCTGCTGATCCTCGTGCTCCCCCTTGCGTTCGGCGCGCTGCTCTTCGAAGGCTGGACCACCCACGAGGTCGACGCCGCGAAGACCCGGCGTGACTGCACCACCCCCGTGCCGACGGCGGTGGACAAGGGCGGTCCGGTGGTGCGCCTCAACGGTGACAAGGTGCAGTCCGCCTCGCTGCCCGCCCGCACCGTGGCGCTCACCTACGACGGGGGCCCCGACCCCGTATGGACACCACGCCTGCTCGATCTGCTGCGCAAGCACCATGCGCACGCCACCTTCTTCCTGCGCGGTGCCGAGGCGGCCAAACATCCGGACCTGGTGCGCCGGATCAAGGCCGAGGGCCATGAGATCGGGTCGAACACCTACACCGGCGCGGTCATGGGCTCGGCCTCGCCCTTCCGGGCCGGGCTGGAGCTGTCGCTGACGCAGAAGGCGCTGGCGGGCACGGCGGGCATCCACACCAAGCTGCTGCGGCTGCCGCAGACCACCGCGGTGGACACGATGTGCGGTGCGGAGTGGAAGGCGGCCCAGCGGGCCGGTGCGGAGGGCTACACGCTGGTGGCCGCCGACCGGTGGTTCCGTAAGCCGTCCCAGGGGGTGATCCGGCAGTTCAGCCAGAACGATGTCGCGTACAGCGACAGTGAGCGGCTGCTGAACAACCGGAAGGTCAAGAAGTTCACCACAGTGACGGCGGGGACCGGGCTGGCCTCGGCCGATACGCCGGCACCCGTCCATGAGCGCTGGCTGGGCCAGGCCCTGGTCTGGATCAAGGCCCTCGGGCACGGGTTCGTGAACGGTATGACCTGGGTGCTGGGCATCGCCGGCGGTCTGGGAGTGCTGCGGCTGGCGTCGCTCGTCTTCTTCGCCCGGGCCCATGTCCGGCGCCTGGAACGCTTCCGTCCGGGCTCCCCCTGGCTGCGGGAGATCACCGAACCGGTGACGGTCCTCGTACCCGCCTACAACGAACAGGCGGGCATCGAGTCCACCGTCCTTTCGCTGCTCGCCTCCACCCACCCGCATCTGCAGATCATCGTGATCGACGACGGGTCGACGGACGATACGGCGGACATCGCCGGCCGGATCGGTGACCCCCGTGTGGAGGTGATCCGCCAGACCAACGCGGGCAAGGCAGCCGCTCTCAACACCGGACTGGCCCACACGCGGTACGACATCGTGGTCATGGTCGACGCCGACACCGTCTTCGAGCCGGACGCCATCCACCGGCTCGTCCAGCCGCTCGCGCACCCGGCCGTGGGTGCGGTCAGCGGCAACACCAAGGTCGGCAACCGGCGCCGCCTGCTGGGCCGATGGCAGCACCTGGAATATGTCTTCGGATTCAACCTCGACCGGCGGATGTTCGAAGTGCTGGAGTGCATGCCGACGGTCCCCGGCGCCATCGGTGCCTTCCGCCGGGACGCGCTGATGGGCGTCGGCGGGGTCAGTGAAGACACCCTCGCCGAGGACACCGACCTCACCATGGCACTGTGGCAGGCGGGCTGGAGGGTGGTCTACGAGGAGTCCGCGATCGCCTGGACCGAGGTGCCCACTTCGCTGAGCCAGCTGTGGCGGCAGCGGTACCGCTGGTGCTACGGCACGCTCCAGGCCATGTGGAAGCACCGCCGTGCCGTCATCGAAATGGGCCCCTCCGGCCGCTTCGGACGCCGCGGGCTGAGCTACCTCGCCCTCTTCCAGGTCGCCCTGCCGCTCTTCGCACCGATCGTCGACGTCTTCGCCCTGTACGGGGCGCTCTTCCGCGGCCCGGAGATCTCGGCCGTGGTGTGGTTCGGCTTCCTCGCCCTCCAACTGGCCTGTGCCGGATACGCGTTGCGGCTCGACGGCGAGCGCCTGCGGGAGCTGTGGGCGATGCCGTTCCAGCTGTTCATCTACCGGCAGCTGATGTATCTGGTGGTCATCCAGTCCGTGGTGGCCTTCCTGCTCGGCACCAGACTGAAGTGGCAGCGCATGCACCGTTCCGGCACCGCCGCGCAACAGATCGGACAACCGGTCGCGTACGAGAGCCTGTCATCGCGATGA
- a CDS encoding LCP family protein translates to MTDWLEGPPEGAWRDGEAPAHHSTGQVWHQAAHSPQTHPERSQNLDAHQAVPQAPLPPSGLDARTGNGRPPLRTGPAGPGGGNTGRRRRAAGPPRRRRRVTRALIVLSTVLAVGSVGTYVWADTKLHREVNLGKIADRPPQGRGTNYLIVGSDSRVGLSERAKKDLHTGGSADAGRRTDSMILLHTGDHGTSMVSLPRDSWVNIPSHIRPETGKHYRASKNKLNAAFSFGGPDLLVRAIERNTGVHIDHYTEIGFAGFVGIVNAVGGVPMCLDRDVKDEKSGADLKKGCHTLDGRTALAFVRQRHQEAQGDLGRSQNQQKFLAALARKAATPGTLLDPSKVYPTMSAGLDTLIVDDDTGLPNLTSLFKAMKAVTAGDGKRLTVPVSSLNFRTPKGSAVKWNTQQAKKLFTELSQDRPVTFNAKN, encoded by the coding sequence ATGACTGATTGGCTGGAGGGGCCGCCCGAGGGTGCCTGGCGCGACGGGGAAGCGCCGGCGCACCACAGCACCGGGCAGGTGTGGCACCAGGCCGCACACTCGCCTCAGACGCACCCGGAACGGTCACAGAACCTCGACGCGCACCAGGCCGTGCCGCAGGCGCCGCTGCCTCCGTCCGGGCTCGACGCCCGCACCGGCAACGGGCGGCCTCCCCTCCGCACCGGCCCTGCGGGCCCCGGTGGCGGCAACACCGGACGGCGCAGACGAGCCGCGGGCCCTCCCCGCCGGCGCCGCCGGGTCACGCGCGCGCTGATCGTCCTGTCCACCGTGCTGGCCGTCGGCTCCGTGGGCACCTACGTCTGGGCCGACACCAAGCTCCACCGCGAGGTCAATCTCGGCAAGATCGCGGACCGCCCGCCGCAGGGCCGGGGTACCAACTATCTGATTGTGGGTTCCGACAGCCGTGTGGGCCTCTCCGAGCGGGCCAAGAAGGATCTCCACACCGGCGGCTCGGCCGATGCGGGCCGTCGCACCGACTCGATGATCCTGCTGCACACCGGTGACCACGGAACGTCGATGGTGAGTCTGCCGCGTGACTCGTGGGTGAACATTCCGTCGCACATCCGCCCCGAGACCGGCAAGCACTACCGCGCGTCGAAGAACAAGCTCAACGCCGCGTTCTCATTCGGCGGCCCCGACCTGCTCGTGCGCGCCATCGAGCGCAACACGGGCGTCCATATCGACCACTACACGGAGATCGGCTTCGCCGGCTTCGTCGGCATCGTGAACGCGGTCGGCGGCGTGCCGATGTGCCTGGACAGGGACGTCAAGGACGAGAAGTCCGGCGCGGATCTGAAGAAGGGCTGTCACACACTCGACGGCCGCACGGCGCTCGCCTTCGTCCGCCAGCGCCACCAGGAGGCCCAGGGCGATCTTGGCCGCAGCCAGAACCAGCAGAAGTTCCTGGCCGCCCTCGCCCGCAAGGCCGCCACCCCGGGCACCCTCCTCGACCCGTCCAAGGTCTACCCCACCATGAGTGCCGGCCTGGACACCCTCATCGTGGACGACGACACGGGCCTGCCGAACCTCACCTCGCTCTTCAAGGCCATGAAGGCCGTCACCGCGGGCGACGGCAAACGCCTCACCGTCCCCGTATCGAGCCTCAACTTCCGCACCCCCAAGGGCAGCGCCGTGAAGTGGAACACACAGCAGGCGAAAAAACTCTTCACCGAACTGAGTCAGGACCGGCCCGTGACGTTCAACGCAAAGAACTGA
- a CDS encoding metallophosphoesterase, which produces MRARYGVPLTLTAVGAAGLAYAAGFEVRSFRLRRVTVPVLPRGMRPLRVLQVSDIHMVSGQRKKQRWLQSLAGLRPDFVINTGDNLSDPEGVPETLDALGPLMEFPGAYVFGSNDYYGPKLRNPARYLLERAQGRHGLNGNAPAVGVVHNPWEELRDAFDAAGWVGLSNSRGRLKLEGVEIALTGLDDPHIKRDRYAEVAGGPEAGADLSLAVVHAPYLRSLDAFTADGYPLVLAGHTHGGQLCIPFYGALVTNCDIDTDRVKGLSTHTAAGHTSYLHVSAGCGTNRYTPVRFACPPEATLLTLTARD; this is translated from the coding sequence ATGCGCGCGCGATACGGAGTACCCCTGACCCTGACCGCAGTCGGTGCGGCCGGCCTGGCCTACGCCGCCGGCTTCGAAGTCCGCTCCTTCCGCCTCCGGCGCGTCACCGTGCCCGTACTGCCCCGCGGCATGCGGCCGTTGCGCGTCCTGCAGGTCTCCGACATCCACATGGTCAGCGGGCAGCGCAAGAAACAGCGCTGGCTGCAGTCGCTCGCCGGGCTGCGCCCCGACTTCGTCATCAACACCGGCGACAACCTCTCCGACCCCGAGGGCGTACCCGAGACGCTGGACGCGCTCGGCCCGCTGATGGAGTTCCCCGGCGCCTACGTCTTCGGCTCCAACGACTACTACGGCCCCAAGCTGCGCAATCCCGCCCGCTACCTCCTGGAGCGGGCCCAGGGCCGGCACGGCCTCAACGGCAACGCGCCCGCCGTGGGCGTCGTCCACAACCCGTGGGAAGAGCTGCGCGACGCCTTCGACGCGGCCGGCTGGGTCGGCCTGTCCAATTCGCGCGGCCGCCTCAAACTGGAGGGCGTCGAGATCGCCCTGACCGGCCTGGACGACCCGCACATCAAGCGTGACCGCTACGCCGAGGTCGCCGGCGGCCCGGAAGCCGGCGCCGACCTCTCCCTGGCCGTCGTCCACGCCCCCTACCTCCGCTCCCTGGACGCGTTCACCGCCGACGGCTACCCCCTGGTCCTGGCCGGCCACACCCACGGCGGCCAGCTCTGCATCCCCTTCTACGGGGCCCTCGTCACCAACTGCGACATCGACACCGACCGCGTGAAGGGCCTGTCCACCCACACGGCCGCCGGCCACACCTCCTACCTCCACGTCTCCGCCGGCTGCGGCACCAACCGCTACACCCCGGTCCGCTTCGCCTGCCCCCCGGAAGCGACGCTGCTGACGCTGACGGCACGGGACTGA
- a CDS encoding GatB/YqeY domain-containing protein, with the protein MTTLKSKLQDDLTTAIKARDELRSSTLRLTLTAIQKEEVAGTEARELSDGEVEKIIAREAKKRREAADAFEKGGRGESAERERAEGEVLADYLPKQLSDEELEQLVAAAVAEAKGAGAEGPRAMGAVMKIVNPQVAGRAEGGRVAAVVKKLLAG; encoded by the coding sequence ATGACCACGCTCAAGTCCAAGCTGCAGGACGACCTCACCACCGCGATCAAGGCGCGCGACGAGCTGCGTTCCTCCACCCTCCGTCTCACGCTGACCGCGATCCAGAAGGAGGAGGTCGCGGGCACCGAGGCGCGCGAGCTGTCCGACGGCGAGGTCGAGAAGATCATCGCGCGGGAGGCGAAGAAGCGCCGGGAGGCCGCGGACGCCTTCGAGAAGGGCGGCCGCGGGGAGTCGGCCGAGCGCGAGCGCGCCGAGGGCGAGGTGCTCGCGGACTACCTGCCCAAGCAGCTGTCCGACGAGGAGCTGGAGCAGCTGGTCGCGGCGGCCGTGGCGGAGGCCAAGGGCGCCGGCGCCGAGGGGCCGCGGGCGATGGGCGCCGTCATGAAGATCGTCAACCCTCAGGTGGCGGGCCGGGCCGAGGGCGGCCGGGTGGCCGCGGTGGTGAAGAAGCTGCTCGCCGGCTGA
- a CDS encoding transglycosylase domain-containing protein, producing MPKKRDGGGLPKTQQAAKFLGVSVLAGAVLAGLALPAAGALGLTAKGSVEGFDDIPANLKTPPLSQRTRILDSKGGEIAKVYSRDRTVIGLKDMSPYIQKAIVAIEDARFYQHGAIDLKGILRALNKNAQSGGVSQGASTLTQQYVKNVFIEEAGDNPDKVAQATQQTLGRKVKELKYAIQVEKELGKRKILQNYLNITFFGQQAYGIEAAAQRYFSKHAKDLNLGESALLAGIVQSPSRYDPVNDPQEATRRRNTVLQRMADMKDVTQAEADAAAEKPIKLAVSRPKNGCITATDGAGFFCDYIRTVFLSDKAFGKSRKARLKLWNQGGMTIRTTLDPQAQKSVQASIKEHVYDDDPVATAATIVEPGTGKILGMGQSRPYGFRENETVINLSVNHDMGGGAGYLPGSTFKPVVAAAALEQGTNPEQQYPSPYRMPYPTPVQTCEGEWQGNGSENVENENKEEVGPYGMKEATAKSVNTYFVQLISDMGVCPAVKMAQKMGIERADGKPLQQVPSMTLGTQEMSPLTMAAGYATFASGGQYCSPVALESITDARGRAMKVPQSSCRTAMSKKTADTINTLLKGVVEDGTGKEAGLKGRDSAGKTGTTDSRYAAWFVGYTPNAAGAVWVGDPQHKRKMFNITIGGVPHDKVYGADTPGPIWRDAMSGALEGRPAPALPTVPIDDPAKDKNQGDEGDKGRGKPKPGRGGHGGHNKPGGGWHIPGFPDILGGGNGGW from the coding sequence ATGCCTAAGAAGCGCGATGGCGGGGGTCTGCCCAAGACGCAGCAGGCCGCCAAGTTCCTCGGTGTCAGCGTCCTGGCCGGAGCAGTGCTCGCCGGCCTCGCGCTCCCGGCGGCCGGGGCGCTCGGCCTCACCGCCAAGGGATCGGTCGAGGGCTTCGACGACATCCCGGCGAACCTCAAGACGCCGCCGCTCAGCCAGCGGACCAGGATCCTGGACTCCAAGGGCGGCGAGATCGCCAAGGTCTACTCCCGTGACCGCACGGTCATCGGCCTCAAGGACATGTCGCCGTACATCCAGAAGGCGATCGTCGCGATCGAGGACGCGCGCTTCTACCAGCACGGTGCCATCGACCTGAAGGGCATCCTGCGGGCGCTCAACAAGAACGCCCAGTCGGGCGGCGTCTCCCAGGGCGCCTCGACGCTGACCCAGCAGTATGTGAAGAACGTCTTCATCGAAGAGGCGGGCGACAACCCGGACAAGGTCGCGCAGGCCACCCAGCAGACCCTCGGCCGCAAGGTCAAGGAGCTCAAGTACGCGATCCAGGTGGAGAAGGAGCTCGGCAAGCGCAAGATCTTGCAGAACTACCTCAACATCACCTTCTTCGGGCAGCAGGCCTACGGCATCGAGGCGGCCGCCCAGCGCTACTTCAGCAAGCACGCCAAGGACCTGAACCTCGGGGAGTCGGCGCTGCTGGCCGGCATCGTCCAGTCGCCCAGCCGCTACGACCCGGTCAATGACCCGCAGGAGGCCACCCGGCGGCGCAACACCGTCCTCCAGCGGATGGCCGACATGAAGGACGTCACCCAGGCGGAGGCCGACGCGGCCGCCGAGAAGCCGATCAAGCTGGCGGTCAGCCGCCCCAAGAACGGCTGTATCACCGCCACCGACGGCGCCGGCTTCTTCTGTGACTACATCCGCACGGTCTTCCTCAGCGACAAGGCCTTCGGCAAGAGCCGCAAGGCCCGCCTCAAGCTCTGGAACCAGGGCGGCATGACCATCCGCACCACCCTCGATCCGCAGGCCCAGAAGTCGGTGCAGGCGTCGATAAAGGAGCACGTCTACGACGACGACCCGGTCGCCACCGCCGCCACCATCGTCGAACCGGGGACGGGCAAGATCCTCGGCATGGGCCAGTCGCGCCCGTACGGCTTCCGCGAGAACGAGACCGTGATCAACCTCTCGGTGAACCACGACATGGGCGGGGGCGCCGGCTATCTGCCCGGGTCGACCTTCAAGCCGGTGGTCGCGGCGGCCGCGCTGGAGCAGGGGACGAATCCGGAGCAGCAGTACCCGTCGCCGTACCGGATGCCGTATCCCACCCCGGTCCAGACCTGCGAGGGCGAGTGGCAGGGCAACGGCTCCGAGAACGTCGAGAACGAGAACAAGGAAGAGGTCGGCCCGTACGGCATGAAGGAGGCGACCGCGAAGTCGGTCAACACCTACTTCGTGCAGCTGATCAGCGACATGGGGGTCTGCCCCGCGGTCAAGATGGCGCAGAAGATGGGCATCGAGCGGGCGGACGGCAAGCCGCTCCAGCAGGTGCCGTCGATGACGCTCGGCACGCAGGAGATGTCGCCGCTCACGATGGCGGCCGGCTACGCCACCTTCGCCAGCGGCGGCCAGTACTGCTCACCGGTGGCGCTCGAGTCGATCACCGACGCGCGGGGCCGGGCGATGAAGGTCCCGCAGTCCAGTTGCCGTACCGCCATGTCCAAGAAGACCGCGGACACCATCAACACGCTGCTCAAGGGTGTGGTCGAGGACGGCACCGGCAAGGAGGCCGGGCTCAAGGGCCGCGACAGCGCCGGCAAGACCGGTACCACCGACAGCCGCTACGCCGCCTGGTTCGTCGGCTACACCCCCAACGCGGCCGGCGCGGTCTGGGTCGGCGACCCGCAGCACAAGCGCAAGATGTTCAACATCACCATCGGCGGCGTCCCCCACGACAAGGTCTACGGCGCCGACACCCCCGGCCCCATCTGGCGCGACGCGATGTCCGGCGCACTGGAAGGACGCCCCGCGCCCGCCCTGCCGACCGTCCCGATCGACGACCCCGCCAAGGACAAGAACCAGGGCGACGAGGGCGACAAGGGCCGCGGCAAGCCGAAGCCCGGCCGGGGCGGCCACGGCGGTCACAACAAGCCGGGCGGCGGCTGGCACATCCCCGGCTTCCCCGACATCCTGGGCGGTGGCAACGGCGGCTGGTGA
- a CDS encoding WhiB family transcriptional regulator has translation MSWVTDWSAQAACRTTDPDELFVQGAAQNRAKAVCTGCPVRTECLADALDNRVEFGVWGGMTERERRALLRRRPTVTSWRRLLETARTEYERSTGILPLDCEDEAFDVLAAVG, from the coding sequence ATGAGCTGGGTAACCGACTGGAGTGCACAGGCAGCCTGCCGCACTACCGATCCGGATGAACTGTTCGTACAAGGGGCGGCGCAGAACCGCGCCAAGGCAGTGTGCACCGGATGTCCGGTACGCACGGAATGCCTGGCCGATGCCCTGGACAACCGGGTGGAGTTCGGTGTGTGGGGCGGGATGACCGAGCGCGAGCGGAGGGCGCTGCTGCGCCGCCGCCCGACAGTGACGTCATGGCGTCGGCTGTTGGAGACAGCGCGTACGGAATACGAGCGCAGCACGGGCATCCTGCCGTTGGACTGCGAGGACGAGGCCTTCGACGTGTTGGCCGCGGTCGGGTAG